In Bacillota bacterium, a single window of DNA contains:
- a CDS encoding PQQ-binding-like beta-propeller repeat protein codes for MMWKFKAEGMTPPVLSESVVYCGGTDGIYAIDYKTGTLKWKWKLDFSVNASPAVCNGTVYVGSLNVLHALDSRTGEEKWAFQAGNGDVSSPCFDQNTAFFCCDDGFLYAVDCKKGKAKWRYEAKAPIVSSPAVGNGMVYVVDTEGYLHGVDIRTGKGIWCLQTGAQWTRTTPAVADGVVYLANHDELYAVDCRTGEVKWLFDSTEELFSSPAVADGMVYVGGAEEYLYAVDVDNGQLVWKHNSHGWRISPPAVADGTVYFGNYGGRFYAVDSKTGEEKWMMDCGEDLSETDPVVVDGVIYLSDYWSVYALKDGE; via the coding sequence ATGATGTGGAAATTCAAAGCGGAGGGAATGACACCACCTGTTCTTTCTGAGAGCGTAGTATACTGCGGTGGCACGGATGGTATATACGCTATTGATTATAAAACCGGTACTCTCAAATGGAAATGGAAATTGGACTTCTCGGTAAATGCATCCCCTGCAGTATGCAATGGTACTGTTTATGTTGGATCCCTTAATGTTCTGCACGCTCTTGACAGCAGAACGGGAGAAGAGAAATGGGCCTTTCAAGCAGGCAACGGTGATGTTTCGTCTCCTTGTTTTGATCAAAACACTGCTTTTTTTTGCTGCGATGACGGGTTTCTATACGCAGTTGACTGTAAAAAAGGTAAAGCAAAATGGCGATATGAAGCCAAAGCGCCGATAGTATCCTCTCCAGCTGTGGGCAACGGAATGGTATATGTTGTGGACACAGAAGGGTATCTGCACGGTGTCGATATCAGGACCGGTAAGGGAATTTGGTGTTTACAGACCGGTGCACAGTGGACTCGAACGACGCCGGCCGTAGCTGACGGGGTAGTGTACCTGGCTAACCACGACGAACTGTACGCTGTGGATTGCCGAACTGGAGAGGTGAAATGGTTGTTCGATTCAACGGAGGAACTATTTTCTTCCCCTGCAGTGGCGGATGGGATGGTCTATGTAGGTGGAGCTGAAGAATACTTATATGCCGTGGATGTCGACAACGGCCAGCTAGTATGGAAGCATAATTCACACGGGTGGCGAATATCACCCCCCGCTGTTGCAGATGGAACGGTCTATTTCGGCAACTATGGGGGCCGCTTCTACGCGGTCGACAGCAAGACCGGGGAGGAGAAGTGGATGATGGACTGTGGTGAGGATCTAAGTGAAACAGATCCCGTCGTTGTGGATGGTGTAATCTATCTCAGCGACTATTGGTCCGTATATGCGCTGAAGGATGGGGAATAG
- a CDS encoding tetratricopeptide repeat protein — protein MHSKQGYSLLIGLALVFILIAGCSQGAGSKVADKLELAVKYLAENKFEEAILAYQEAIEIDKKCVKAYQGLAKVYTIQGKYDQAHDTYEQGIHVLEAQDLIQLRLSLAGMYIDKGDLQEAEKAYKELIEQHPDIFEAYQGLAFLYQQQGQFDLARNTIEKAIQSNADKSRGYVALASLYALAGETNRALDSLVESLALNPNQANAYLALRNIFSENWLDLIKSTYSISNKNVASAIRLYAFYCNGQYEEAIDVYNRQVAQHEGNHKAKIMAAMAVLKAGQKDRAKEIALELSNKQVGPWIMADVARFHLMAGDSGAALKWAQDSFGLQPNIEALRVLSEISSKSDCYKQYVTEYVMYNWMALTAMEQELYSYFLETPFPLNVLSDGLTFDYYVPRLGFRYTFRQSDGDEETETWHAVSPGCYQSTSESNGNRDSDWYVLCNDGIRKTMRQHIISQDTSLINYLGDNYCLRYVRSGSSWDNTFQAEISQLHHETQRTFSRTDKHTRSVEFVGFEKLLVMGREMKAAKFVWEETVLRGATNEVHKGSGEIWYVKGLGMVRSNWSWTYDRPIRGSSELVSVEPL, from the coding sequence TTGCACAGTAAGCAGGGGTATAGTCTCCTAATCGGATTGGCGTTGGTTTTTATTTTGATAGCGGGCTGCAGCCAGGGCGCTGGTTCGAAAGTGGCCGACAAGCTTGAGCTTGCTGTCAAGTACCTGGCCGAGAACAAGTTCGAAGAGGCTATCCTGGCCTACCAGGAAGCAATTGAGATTGACAAAAAATGTGTGAAGGCTTACCAGGGGTTGGCGAAAGTCTACACCATTCAGGGGAAGTACGATCAAGCCCACGACACCTACGAACAAGGCATTCACGTACTTGAGGCCCAGGATCTCATCCAACTGCGTCTAAGCCTGGCTGGGATGTATATTGATAAGGGCGATCTTCAGGAAGCGGAGAAGGCGTACAAGGAACTGATTGAGCAACATCCGGACATCTTTGAGGCCTATCAGGGACTAGCCTTTTTATATCAGCAGCAGGGACAATTCGATCTGGCTCGCAATACCATCGAGAAAGCCATCCAAAGCAACGCCGATAAAAGCCGTGGCTATGTTGCCTTGGCCAGCCTGTATGCACTTGCAGGGGAGACTAATAGGGCCCTGGACAGCCTAGTAGAATCGCTGGCGCTCAACCCCAATCAGGCTAACGCTTACTTGGCCCTTAGAAACATCTTCAGCGAGAACTGGCTGGACCTGATTAAGTCCACCTATAGTATTTCTAATAAAAACGTAGCCTCCGCAATAAGACTCTACGCTTTTTACTGCAATGGTCAATACGAGGAAGCAATAGATGTCTACAACCGGCAAGTTGCCCAGCACGAAGGGAACCACAAAGCAAAGATTATGGCAGCGATGGCCGTACTGAAGGCCGGTCAAAAGGACCGTGCTAAGGAGATAGCTTTGGAACTCTCAAACAAGCAGGTAGGACCATGGATTATGGCTGATGTCGCCAGGTTCCACTTGATGGCCGGTGACTCAGGAGCCGCGCTCAAATGGGCGCAAGACAGTTTTGGTCTGCAGCCAAACATTGAGGCCTTGAGGGTGCTGTCTGAGATAAGTTCAAAGAGCGACTGTTACAAGCAATACGTTACCGAGTATGTAATGTACAACTGGATGGCCCTTACAGCGATGGAGCAGGAACTCTATAGTTACTTCCTTGAGACGCCTTTTCCGTTGAACGTGTTATCAGACGGTCTTACGTTTGACTACTATGTACCCAGGCTAGGGTTCAGGTATACGTTTAGGCAATCAGATGGGGACGAAGAGACTGAAACCTGGCATGCCGTAAGTCCTGGTTGCTACCAGTCAACGAGCGAGTCTAACGGCAATCGTGACTCTGACTGGTACGTGCTCTGTAACGATGGTATTCGTAAAACAATGAGGCAGCATATCATTTCCCAGGATACATCTCTGATCAATTATCTGGGTGATAACTATTGTCTGAGGTACGTAAGGTCCGGCAGTAGCTGGGACAACACCTTCCAAGCTGAGATAAGCCAGCTGCACCACGAAACTCAACGGACTTTTAGCCGAACAGATAAACATACTCGTAGCGTAGAATTTGTGGGGTTTGAGAAATTGTTGGTTATGGGCAGGGAAATGAAGGCAGCGAAATTCGTGTGGGAAGAGACGGTGTTAAGAGGCGCTACCAACGAAGTACACAAAGGCAGTGGGGAGATCTGGTATGTCAAGGGGTTAGGTATGGTTAGGTCAAACTGGAGTTGGACATACGACCGACCTATCAGAGGGAGCTCTGAACTGGTCTCCGTGGAACCTTTGTAG
- a CDS encoding DUF3352 domain-containing protein: MRTCSKCNVHVPEAEAKFCPVCGGPLAASRNKSKITLIIASVACLVLIIAFVSWAIIVHSRSAYAAVIAPEGTDMFCVINPDLGQVKNFNRIKDIYMSIPEVKKILDDYQNQLKKDSDIDYENDIKPWLGREVAFMMPDVDTINHSKPGVLVTVATKNKKKTDLFLEKVRSKLEREGADFQERDYQGIKITVQEERSGYTPLVYAYVRNFLLLSDSEDLICQAIDKSKDKGQGSLSKNQDYKNVMAQLPKSRLGSMYIDFRDLAGAISRESDLNFDQLHQLQLYKGMGLSLSCEDEGVRLDYVLACNPEKTEIGDTESSRSGSLAGTLNITPGDAIAYFGCADLKTALENLNRDIENLRYGEDYGENIEQELGIDLEHDVFSWMRGEIAFAVLPDNTTFFGSSGSNLGMYAMIGVSDSQRASSKTEMIMHRMIENSEFEKDDETINGQEVHLVRDLYTGNVAFGYGFRNDYLIIGSSLETLRKAMGSNSVALANSAAFREAIGNKTHSDTCLFVDIRKGLDLFRSSMGESERQEFNEEVYPFIKPIKSVSFTTEKTKTKDQFVRGGLLVSITQ; encoded by the coding sequence ATGAGGACATGTTCGAAATGTAATGTCCATGTACCGGAGGCAGAGGCGAAGTTTTGCCCGGTCTGCGGTGGTCCATTAGCAGCGTCCAGAAACAAGAGCAAAATTACTTTGATAATAGCGAGTGTGGCCTGCTTGGTCTTAATCATTGCCTTCGTTTCCTGGGCGATCATCGTGCATAGCAGATCCGCATATGCGGCGGTCATAGCGCCTGAAGGCACCGACATGTTTTGTGTCATCAACCCTGATTTAGGCCAGGTGAAGAACTTTAATCGCATTAAGGATATCTATATGTCCATACCGGAGGTTAAGAAGATCCTGGATGACTACCAGAATCAATTAAAGAAAGATTCGGATATTGATTATGAAAACGACATAAAACCTTGGCTTGGTAGAGAGGTAGCTTTTATGATGCCGGATGTCGATACCATAAACCACAGCAAACCAGGTGTCCTTGTTACAGTAGCTACGAAAAACAAAAAAAAGACGGATCTTTTTTTGGAGAAAGTGCGCAGCAAGCTTGAAAGAGAGGGTGCTGACTTCCAAGAAAGGGACTATCAAGGGATTAAGATTACAGTGCAGGAGGAGCGTTCCGGTTACACCCCGTTGGTTTATGCCTACGTACGAAATTTTTTACTTTTATCGGATAGTGAGGATCTCATTTGCCAGGCGATCGATAAATCTAAAGACAAAGGTCAAGGAAGTTTATCCAAGAATCAGGACTATAAAAATGTCATGGCTCAATTACCAAAAAGCAGATTGGGCTCGATGTATATAGATTTTCGTGATTTAGCTGGTGCAATATCCAGAGAAAGTGATTTAAATTTTGATCAACTACATCAACTTCAGTTGTACAAAGGCATGGGCTTGTCATTGTCCTGTGAAGATGAGGGAGTCCGCCTGGACTATGTTCTGGCTTGTAACCCAGAAAAAACTGAAATCGGTGATACCGAATCCTCGAGGAGCGGTAGTCTGGCAGGGACCCTTAACATTACTCCGGGCGATGCCATTGCCTACTTTGGATGTGCTGACTTGAAGACTGCCTTGGAAAATCTAAACAGGGATATAGAAAACTTACGGTATGGAGAAGATTACGGTGAAAACATAGAGCAAGAACTGGGAATTGACCTTGAGCATGACGTATTCTCGTGGATGAGAGGGGAAATTGCCTTTGCTGTTTTGCCCGACAATACTACGTTTTTTGGCAGCAGTGGTAGTAATCTAGGGATGTATGCCATGATAGGAGTGAGTGATTCGCAGAGAGCAAGCAGTAAGACAGAAATGATTATGCATAGAATGATAGAAAACTCCGAATTTGAAAAAGATGATGAAACTATTAACGGTCAAGAGGTTCATTTGGTTCGTGATCTCTACACAGGAAATGTCGCTTTTGGCTACGGTTTTCGCAATGATTATTTAATAATAGGCTCTTCATTGGAAACACTTAGAAAGGCCATGGGTAGCAATAGCGTGGCTTTGGCCAACAGTGCAGCTTTCAGAGAGGCCATTGGTAACAAAACACACAGCGACACCTGTTTATTTGTTGACATCAGAAAAGGGTTAGATTTGTTTAGAAGTTCCATGGGTGAATCTGAGCGCCAGGAATTTAATGAGGAGGTTTATCCATTTATTAAACCCATCAAAAGTGTCAGTTTCACCACCGAAAAGACGAAAACCAAAGATCAGTTCGTGCGAGGTGGCTTACTCGTAAGCATCACTCAGTAG